The Micromonospora sp. NBC_00421 genome contains a region encoding:
- a CDS encoding ABC transporter substrate-binding protein, translating to MVSSSSRTRTAATAVAALLVAVAGCAPQDNLPTPDAAPTTPSCTKEGLKTRTAGKLTVATDEPAYEPWFRGNKPDSGEGFESAVAYAVAEKLGYARGDVTWTRVKFDTAIAPGPKNFDFDINQFSITEERKQAVDFSPPYYLVRQTVIALKSSKIAGKKSMADLKDAKLGAQVGTTSYQAITDLIKPKAKPQVYNSNDDAKKALQNGQLDGLVVDLPTAFYITGSELTDATVVGQLPQVGAPEAFGLLLDKDSPITFCVSRTIGELSEAGTLKQLEQKWLAQVAGATELR from the coding sequence ATGGTCAGCAGCAGCTCACGTACCCGCACCGCCGCCACCGCCGTCGCCGCGCTCCTGGTCGCGGTGGCCGGATGCGCACCCCAGGACAACCTCCCCACCCCCGACGCCGCCCCCACCACGCCGTCCTGCACCAAGGAGGGGCTGAAGACCCGGACGGCCGGCAAGCTCACCGTCGCCACCGACGAGCCCGCCTACGAGCCGTGGTTCCGGGGCAACAAGCCGGACAGCGGCGAGGGCTTCGAGTCCGCCGTCGCGTACGCGGTGGCCGAGAAGCTCGGGTACGCCCGCGGGGACGTCACCTGGACCCGGGTCAAGTTCGACACCGCCATCGCCCCCGGCCCGAAGAACTTCGACTTCGACATCAACCAGTTCTCCATCACCGAGGAACGCAAGCAGGCGGTCGACTTCTCCCCGCCGTACTACCTGGTGCGGCAGACGGTGATCGCGCTCAAGTCGTCGAAGATCGCCGGGAAGAAGTCGATGGCGGACCTGAAGGACGCCAAGCTCGGCGCGCAGGTCGGCACGACCAGCTACCAGGCGATCACCGACCTGATCAAGCCGAAGGCGAAGCCGCAGGTCTACAACAGCAACGACGACGCCAAGAAGGCCCTGCAGAACGGTCAGCTCGACGGCCTTGTGGTCGACCTGCCCACGGCGTTCTACATCACCGGCTCGGAGCTCACCGACGCCACGGTGGTCGGGCAACTGCCACAGGTGGGCGCGCCCGAGGCGTTCGGGCTGCTGCTGGACAAGGACTCCCCGATCACCTTCTGCGTCAGCCGGACGATCGGTGAGCTCTCCGAGGCCGGCACCCTCAAGCAGCTGGAGCAGAAGTGGCTCGCCCAGGTGGCCGGAGCAACCGAACTCCGGTGA
- a CDS encoding amino acid ABC transporter permease, producing the protein MPSREDSPTSRRQHTPSAAQRRRAAYRRRQTTRSVLVAAASTAVLGTLLVVAVTGAPGWDRVRLSFLDPAIARDALPEVLTGLWLNVRLLVCCAVGALLLGLLIALLRTLRGPVFFPVRALAAGYTYTFRGLPLIIVLYVLTLGVPGLRLQGMPPVLVLGGLALVLTYGGYLAEVFRAGIESIHPSQLAAARSLGLTYRQTMRHVVLPQAVRRVAPPLLNDVVAMQKDVGLVSLAGPIDAVRAAQIATAETFNYTPYILAGVLFVLLAIPLIAVTDWVTLRSARRQSGG; encoded by the coding sequence GTGCCATCGCGCGAAGACAGCCCGACGTCACGCCGGCAGCACACCCCCTCGGCGGCCCAGCGGCGGCGGGCCGCGTACCGGCGGCGGCAGACGACCCGCAGCGTGCTGGTCGCCGCCGCCTCCACGGCGGTGCTCGGCACGCTGCTGGTCGTCGCGGTCACCGGGGCACCCGGCTGGGACCGGGTCCGCCTGTCGTTCCTCGATCCGGCGATCGCCCGGGACGCCCTGCCCGAGGTGCTCACCGGGCTGTGGCTCAACGTCCGGCTGCTGGTCTGCTGCGCGGTCGGGGCGCTGCTGCTCGGGCTGCTGATCGCGCTGCTGCGTACCCTGCGCGGGCCGGTCTTCTTCCCGGTCCGCGCGCTCGCCGCCGGCTACACGTACACCTTCCGGGGCCTGCCGCTGATCATCGTGCTGTACGTGCTCACCCTCGGCGTGCCCGGCCTGCGGTTGCAGGGCATGCCCCCGGTGCTGGTGCTCGGCGGGCTGGCGCTGGTGCTCACCTACGGCGGCTACCTGGCGGAGGTGTTCCGGGCCGGCATCGAGTCGATCCACCCGAGCCAGCTCGCGGCGGCCCGCTCACTCGGGCTGACCTACCGGCAGACCATGCGGCACGTGGTGCTGCCACAGGCCGTCCGGCGGGTCGCGCCGCCGCTGCTCAACGACGTGGTGGCGATGCAGAAGGACGTCGGCCTGGTCTCCCTGGCCGGCCCGATCGACGCGGTCCGGGCGGCCCAGATCGCCACCGCGGAGACCTTCAACTACACCCCGTACATCCTGGCCGGGGTGCTGTTCGTGCTGCTGGCCATCCCGCTGATCGCGGTCACCGACTGGGTGACGCTGCGCTCGGCCCGACGCCAGTCCGGAGGTTGA
- a CDS encoding amino acid ABC transporter ATP-binding protein, giving the protein MAVLTCRGLRKEFGDQVVLDGLDLTVEEHQVVALIGASGSGKSTLLRCVNLLEELDDGTIELDGEEISDPRVDPDRVRRRIGMVFQSYNLFPHLSVVENVVLAPRRVHRRGRAEAEAQARELLDRVGLGGKADAYPDRLSGGQQQRVAIVRALANSPRLMLLDEVTSALDPELVGEVLSLIRDLKADGMTMVLATHEMGFAREVADQVCFLDAGRVVEAGPPAQVLGEPTQPRTRQFLRRIIDAGRL; this is encoded by the coding sequence ATGGCCGTGCTGACCTGCCGGGGGTTACGCAAGGAGTTCGGCGACCAGGTGGTGCTCGACGGCCTCGACCTGACCGTCGAGGAGCACCAGGTGGTCGCGCTGATCGGTGCGTCCGGCTCGGGCAAGTCGACCCTGCTGCGCTGCGTCAACCTGCTTGAGGAGCTGGACGACGGGACCATCGAGCTGGACGGCGAGGAGATCTCCGATCCCCGGGTCGACCCCGACCGGGTACGCCGGCGGATCGGCATGGTCTTCCAGTCGTACAACCTGTTTCCGCACCTGAGCGTGGTGGAGAACGTCGTCCTCGCCCCGCGCCGGGTGCACCGGAGGGGGCGGGCCGAGGCCGAGGCGCAGGCCCGGGAGCTGCTGGACCGGGTGGGGTTGGGCGGGAAGGCGGACGCCTACCCGGACCGGCTCTCCGGCGGTCAGCAGCAGCGGGTGGCGATCGTCCGGGCGCTGGCCAACTCGCCCCGGCTGATGCTGCTGGACGAGGTCACCTCGGCGCTCGACCCGGAGCTGGTCGGTGAGGTGCTGTCGCTGATCCGGGACCTGAAGGCCGACGGGATGACCATGGTGCTGGCCACCCACGAGATGGGGTTCGCCCGGGAGGTCGCCGACCAGGTCTGCTTCCTCGACGCGGGCCGGGTGGTCGAGGCCGGGCCGCCCGCCCAGGTGCTC